A window from Chitinophaga filiformis encodes these proteins:
- the asnS gene encoding asparagine--tRNA ligase: MSQRVKVKQILQDEKTDYPVVVKGWIRSFRNNQFIALNDGSTNNNIQVVLDMESVTPELLKRLTTGAAISVSGQVIPSLGKGQRVEVKAIELEILGDCDPEKYPLQLKNRPSLEYLREIAHLRFRTNTFGAIFRLRHSLAFAVHKFFNEKGFVYLHTPIITASDAEGAGEMFHVTSFDLKNPPLTESGEIDYKEDFFGRATNLTVSGQLEGELGAMAFGDIYTFGPTFRAENSNTARHLAEFWMIEPEMAFYDLEDNMNLAEAFIKYVIGYALENNREDLEFLAQRLADEEKQKPQQERSDMGLIEKLEFVLNNEFVRITYTEAIDILKNSKPNKTKKFNYLIEDWGADLQSEHERYLVEKHFKKPVILTDYPKAIKAFYMKQNEDGKTVRAMDILFPGIGEIVGGSQREENYDKLVTRMQEMHLPVEEMSWYLDTRRFGTAPHAGFGLGFERLVLFVTGMGNIRDVIPFPRTPKSAEF, encoded by the coding sequence ATGAGCCAAAGAGTGAAAGTCAAGCAGATACTGCAGGACGAAAAAACAGATTATCCTGTTGTGGTAAAAGGTTGGATACGGTCTTTCCGTAACAATCAGTTCATAGCGTTGAATGATGGCTCTACCAATAATAATATCCAGGTAGTACTGGATATGGAATCTGTTACACCTGAATTATTAAAACGTCTGACCACCGGGGCTGCTATCAGCGTGTCCGGACAGGTGATCCCTTCCCTGGGCAAGGGTCAGCGTGTGGAAGTAAAGGCAATAGAACTGGAAATACTGGGCGACTGTGATCCGGAAAAATATCCGCTGCAGCTGAAAAACCGCCCCAGCCTGGAATACCTGCGGGAAATAGCGCATCTCCGTTTCCGTACCAATACTTTCGGCGCCATCTTCCGTCTCCGTCATTCCCTGGCATTTGCAGTACATAAGTTCTTCAACGAAAAGGGCTTCGTATACCTGCATACGCCTATCATCACGGCTTCTGACGCAGAAGGTGCGGGAGAAATGTTCCATGTCACTTCCTTCGATCTTAAAAATCCGCCACTGACAGAAAGCGGCGAAATTGACTATAAAGAAGACTTCTTTGGCCGTGCCACCAACCTGACCGTATCCGGTCAGCTGGAAGGAGAACTCGGTGCCATGGCCTTCGGGGATATTTACACCTTCGGCCCTACCTTCCGTGCAGAGAACTCCAACACCGCCCGTCACCTGGCGGAATTCTGGATGATAGAGCCGGAAATGGCGTTCTATGACCTGGAAGACAACATGAACCTGGCAGAGGCATTCATTAAATATGTGATAGGCTATGCGCTGGAAAACAACAGGGAAGACCTGGAATTCCTGGCTCAACGCCTGGCAGACGAAGAAAAACAGAAGCCACAGCAGGAACGCAGTGACATGGGACTGATCGAAAAGCTGGAATTCGTACTGAACAACGAGTTCGTACGCATTACCTATACCGAGGCCATCGACATCCTGAAGAACAGCAAACCTAACAAAACCAAGAAATTCAACTACCTGATAGAAGACTGGGGCGCTGACCTCCAGAGCGAGCACGAACGTTACCTCGTAGAGAAACACTTCAAGAAACCAGTGATCCTGACGGATTATCCAAAGGCTATCAAAGCCTTCTACATGAAGCAGAATGAAGATGGCAAAACTGTAAGGGCAATGGATATCCTCTTCCCTGGCATCGGTGAGATAGTAGGTGGCTCACAGCGTGAAGAGAACTACGATAAACTCGTTACCCGCATGCAGGAAATGCATCTGCCCGTTGAAGAAATGAGCTGGTACCTCGATACCCGCCGTTTCGGAACTGCGCCACATGCAGGTTTCGGCCTTGGTTTCGAAAGGCTTGTGCTGTTCGTAACCGGCATGGGTAATATCAGGGACGTCATTCCATTCCCAAGAACACCTAAGAGCGCTGAATTCTAA
- the rho gene encoding transcription termination factor Rho: MLVPELLDIAEKLDVPNAKKLSKQDLIYKILDKQAVMASEGNPANGEEKKTRKRKSKKDEEAEEAHVAEATAADEKPKRGRKPAASGVKTKESELEEPKTQETKPKKKNFDIDLDIPSLTFDDDDDVIIPQFTEDAEEEEEEDVITALPVAEEEEEEEDEDDFVIPEEPVLAQKQRFQSNKKEPAFNIEFDGIIISEGVLEMMPDGYGFLRSSDYNYLSSPDDIYVSPSQIKLFGLKTGDTVKGSVRPPKEGEKYFALLKVETINGKSPEEVRDRVPFDYLTPLFPFEKLRLTTTSNNYSTRIMDLFTPIGKGQRGLIVAQPKVGKTMLLKEVANAIATNHPEVYLMVVLIDERPEEVTDMERSVKAEVIASTFDEPAEKHVKVSAIALQKAKRLVECGHDVVILLDSITRLARAHNTVAPASGKVLSGGVEANAMQKPKQFFGAARKIENGGSLTILATALIDTGSKMDEVIFEEFKGTGNMELQLDRKLANRRIFPAIDVSASSTRRDDLLLEKDILKRIHILRNHLADMNTEESMHFMLQHMRGTKNNEEFLISMNG, encoded by the coding sequence ATGCTCGTTCCTGAGCTGCTTGACATTGCAGAGAAACTTGATGTGCCAAACGCCAAAAAACTGAGCAAACAGGATCTTATCTACAAAATACTCGATAAGCAGGCAGTAATGGCCTCTGAAGGTAACCCGGCAAATGGAGAAGAAAAGAAAACACGTAAGCGGAAATCAAAGAAAGACGAAGAAGCTGAAGAAGCACATGTAGCAGAAGCCACAGCTGCAGACGAAAAACCCAAACGCGGCAGGAAACCAGCTGCCAGCGGCGTAAAAACCAAAGAGTCTGAATTGGAAGAACCTAAAACACAGGAAACCAAACCAAAGAAAAAGAACTTCGATATAGACCTTGACATCCCCTCTCTTACTTTCGATGACGATGACGATGTGATCATTCCACAATTCACAGAAGATGCTGAAGAAGAAGAAGAGGAAGATGTAATTACAGCTTTACCAGTAGCTGAAGAAGAAGAGGAAGAAGAGGACGAAGATGATTTCGTAATACCGGAAGAACCGGTACTGGCGCAGAAACAGCGCTTCCAGTCAAATAAGAAAGAACCTGCTTTTAATATAGAATTTGATGGTATAATTATCAGCGAAGGCGTGCTGGAGATGATGCCTGATGGCTACGGTTTCCTGCGTTCCTCCGACTATAACTACCTCAGTTCACCAGACGATATCTATGTTTCTCCTTCACAGATCAAGTTGTTCGGACTGAAAACAGGCGATACTGTGAAAGGTTCTGTACGCCCGCCGAAAGAAGGTGAGAAATACTTTGCGCTGCTGAAAGTTGAAACTATCAATGGTAAGTCTCCTGAAGAAGTTCGCGACCGTGTACCGTTCGATTACCTGACGCCTTTGTTCCCTTTCGAGAAATTGCGTTTGACCACTACTTCAAATAACTACTCAACCCGTATCATGGACCTGTTTACCCCAATAGGTAAAGGTCAGCGTGGTTTGATCGTAGCACAGCCTAAAGTCGGTAAAACGATGTTGCTGAAAGAAGTAGCCAATGCTATCGCAACAAACCATCCTGAAGTGTACCTCATGGTAGTACTGATCGATGAACGTCCGGAAGAGGTGACCGATATGGAACGTAGTGTGAAAGCGGAAGTAATTGCTTCTACCTTCGACGAACCGGCTGAAAAACACGTAAAAGTATCTGCTATTGCGCTGCAAAAAGCAAAACGCCTGGTAGAATGCGGGCACGATGTAGTGATCCTGCTGGATTCCATCACCCGTCTGGCCCGTGCACACAATACCGTTGCTCCTGCTTCCGGTAAAGTATTGAGCGGTGGTGTGGAAGCAAACGCTATGCAGAAACCTAAACAGTTCTTTGGCGCTGCCCGTAAAATTGAGAACGGTGGCTCTTTAACAATACTTGCTACCGCATTGATCGATACAGGTTCCAAAATGGATGAGGTGATCTTTGAAGAGTTCAAAGGTACCGGTAACATGGAACTGCAACTGGACCGTAAACTGGCCAACAGGCGTATCTTCCCTGCTATTGACGTATCTGCTTCCTCCACCCGTCGTGATGACCTCTTGCTGGAAAAAGATATCCTGAAGCGCATCCACATCCTGCGCAATCACCTGGCAGACATGAACACAGAAGAATCTATGCACTTCATGCTGCAACACATGAGGGGCACCAAGAACAATGAAGAGTTCCTGATCTCCATGAATGGATAA
- a CDS encoding LytR/AlgR family response regulator transcription factor, producing the protein MIKAVIIDDERNSRDIISLMLEKYCPDVQIAATASDCADGIATIREHQPQLVFLDLEMPDGTGFDVLLGTKDVPPFEAVFVTAFEKKFLHTIRFSEVEIILKPIDRESLMTAVSKITGRIHANASTTRYKVLLENFNSGKNINMDLVIPLTQQDDMIVPLNTIAYLEANTEKCTIHLVDKEQLQAERSFRYYTDLFGALRFYQINNHQMVQLSQISSIEHDGNKVLLKNGVKLEVADRRKKDLVSHWKQYR; encoded by the coding sequence ATGATAAAAGCTGTTATTATAGATGATGAACGCAATAGCCGGGACATCATATCCCTGATGCTGGAAAAATATTGCCCCGATGTGCAGATCGCAGCGACTGCTTCTGACTGTGCGGACGGTATTGCCACCATCCGCGAACATCAGCCGCAATTGGTATTCCTCGATCTTGAAATGCCCGACGGAACCGGCTTTGACGTGTTGCTTGGCACTAAAGACGTGCCCCCTTTTGAAGCAGTGTTTGTGACTGCCTTTGAGAAGAAATTCCTCCACACTATCCGCTTCAGCGAAGTGGAGATCATTCTGAAACCTATTGACAGGGAGAGCCTGATGACGGCCGTCAGCAAGATCACCGGCCGTATTCATGCAAATGCCAGCACCACCCGCTATAAGGTGCTCCTCGAAAACTTCAACAGTGGGAAAAATATCAATATGGACCTCGTCATCCCGCTTACACAGCAGGATGACATGATCGTTCCGCTGAATACGATCGCCTATCTCGAGGCGAACACCGAAAAGTGTACTATTCACCTGGTGGATAAAGAGCAATTGCAGGCTGAGCGTTCATTCCGTTACTATACCGATCTGTTTGGCGCATTACGTTTTTACCAGATCAATAATCACCAGATGGTGCAGTTATCTCAGATCAGTAGTATTGAACATGACGGCAACAAAGTGTTGTTGAAAAATGGCGTTAAGCTGGAGGTGGCCGACCGAAGGAAGAAAGATCTTGTCAGTCACTGGAAGCAGTACAGATAG
- a CDS encoding histidine kinase: MIRIYLLFLLFCYSINASANTPAKDTLVADFDYLPSTVDLRPYVMSLEDKGGLLTPQQIIPASFNHNYHLFHVEKKHIGKGNNCWLKLHVKNAGSHDSVLTLFTGWHDDMSWYVQDSGRNRLRLLMQTGLMKDRGDVRRWEHYGFNLMVPPGQTRTFYLHINNKYYNENGLMPVLFNALQYSEFRSGQLEYFRGESILIHVLMGMLLVCLAIAVINYIQLPDKSYMYFAAYMLGLIFFFTLRLESQPYQLSVFYRWPMLKYYWDVPALLFCFYLMYLAFGNTFLNLQERYPFMEKLFTTVSAVIGGIIIICFYCIAQEQYQVPAMIYSYVYISTLLPLLVVFIALARRSRHHPLVRFFLFGSLCFYMASFGSFLMLIRPLGLINALGEMSAPSLLIVAGVLLQSMFFLAGLSYRNKLVHHERTRTQELLIKQLNKNKELQHKLNEQLEELVKEQTTEILRKKQELEEQRKMHLETEYDKKLTEIELKAIRAQINPHFIFNCLNSIQLFVMQRDFEYAQKYLSDFSYLIRKTLDFSRRNFISLADEIAYLNTYLGLEKMRFEHKMEYEIIVDPAIATSELEVPAMLLQPYVENAVKYGMTNSNYPIGKLLIQFNQTDPDMLECLIEDNGIGIIRSKTLRTLPKHHQSSGMEISFNRAELLNKMYNTGIHIDVIDKSENNNTESGTIVRILIPQL, from the coding sequence GTGATTCGTATTTATTTACTTTTCCTGTTGTTTTGTTACTCCATTAATGCTTCGGCGAATACACCCGCAAAAGATACACTGGTAGCAGATTTCGACTATCTGCCTTCAACTGTTGATTTGCGGCCATACGTTATGAGCCTGGAGGATAAGGGGGGATTACTGACACCACAACAGATTATTCCGGCATCTTTTAACCACAACTATCACCTGTTCCATGTAGAGAAAAAGCATATTGGAAAAGGCAATAATTGCTGGCTGAAACTGCATGTAAAAAATGCAGGCAGCCATGATTCTGTGTTGACGCTCTTCACCGGCTGGCATGACGATATGAGCTGGTATGTACAGGATTCCGGCAGGAACCGCCTTCGCCTGCTGATGCAAACAGGGCTGATGAAAGACCGTGGCGATGTACGCCGCTGGGAGCATTATGGGTTCAACCTGATGGTGCCTCCAGGGCAAACCCGCACTTTCTATCTTCATATCAATAACAAGTATTACAACGAGAACGGGTTGATGCCCGTACTGTTCAATGCCCTTCAATATAGTGAGTTCCGCAGCGGTCAACTGGAGTATTTCCGTGGAGAAAGCATCCTGATCCATGTTTTGATGGGTATGTTGCTGGTATGCCTGGCTATTGCCGTTATCAACTACATACAGCTGCCGGACAAGTCGTACATGTATTTTGCGGCATACATGCTGGGGTTGATCTTTTTCTTCACATTGCGACTGGAAAGTCAGCCTTACCAGCTGTCTGTCTTCTATCGCTGGCCCATGCTGAAATATTACTGGGATGTTCCGGCGCTGCTGTTCTGCTTTTACCTGATGTACCTGGCATTCGGGAATACGTTCCTGAACCTGCAGGAGCGGTATCCTTTCATGGAGAAACTGTTTACAACGGTTTCCGCCGTTATCGGTGGTATCATCATTATCTGTTTCTACTGCATTGCCCAGGAACAATACCAGGTACCGGCAATGATCTACAGCTATGTATATATTTCCACCTTATTACCACTGCTGGTGGTATTCATAGCGCTGGCCAGGCGCTCCCGGCATCATCCGCTGGTTCGCTTTTTCCTGTTTGGCTCTCTTTGTTTTTATATGGCCAGTTTTGGCTCCTTCCTGATGCTTATCCGTCCGCTGGGGCTGATCAATGCATTGGGAGAGATGTCTGCCCCTTCCCTGCTCATCGTGGCAGGTGTATTGCTGCAATCCATGTTTTTCCTGGCCGGTCTTAGCTACCGGAACAAGCTGGTACACCATGAAAGGACCCGTACACAGGAACTGCTCATCAAACAACTGAATAAGAATAAAGAGCTGCAACACAAACTGAATGAGCAACTGGAAGAACTGGTGAAAGAGCAGACCACTGAAATATTACGCAAGAAACAGGAGCTGGAAGAGCAACGCAAGATGCACCTGGAAACGGAATACGATAAAAAGCTGACAGAGATCGAACTAAAGGCTATCCGTGCGCAGATCAATCCCCACTTCATTTTCAACTGTCTGAACTCCATTCAGCTCTTTGTGATGCAGCGGGATTTTGAATACGCACAGAAATACCTGTCGGACTTCTCTTACCTGATCCGCAAAACACTTGACTTCTCAAGGCGCAACTTTATTTCCCTGGCAGATGAAATTGCCTATCTGAATACTTATCTTGGGTTAGAAAAGATGCGTTTTGAGCATAAGATGGAATACGAGATCATTGTCGATCCTGCCATTGCCACTTCAGAGCTGGAAGTACCTGCCATGCTGCTGCAACCTTATGTAGAAAATGCGGTGAAATATGGGATGACCAACAGTAATTATCCGATCGGCAAACTGCTGATCCAATTCAACCAGACAGACCCGGATATGTTGGAATGCCTGATAGAAGACAATGGTATTGGCATCATCCGCTCTAAAACATTACGTACGCTCCCCAAACATCATCAGTCGTCCGGGATGGAGATCAGCTTTAACCGGGCCGAACTACTGAACAAGATGTACAACACGGGTATACATATCGATGTCATAGACAAATCAGAAAATAATAATACAGAAAGTGGTACTATTGTAAGGATCCTGATTCCCCAACTCTAG
- a CDS encoding 4a-hydroxytetrahydrobiopterin dehydratase — MWEEKKNQLYRSFEFKNFREAFAFMTKVALVAEKMDHHPNWTNVYNKVEIYLCTHDAGDVITEKDHKLAKAIDGLL, encoded by the coding sequence ATGTGGGAAGAAAAAAAGAACCAACTGTACCGTTCCTTCGAATTTAAAAACTTCAGAGAAGCGTTCGCATTTATGACAAAAGTTGCCCTTGTTGCTGAAAAGATGGACCATCACCCTAACTGGACAAATGTTTATAATAAGGTAGAAATATACCTATGTACACATGACGCGGGAGATGTGATCACAGAAAAGGACCATAAGCTGGCGAAAGCCATAGATGGCTTGTTGTAA
- a CDS encoding IPExxxVDY family protein: MSVLKLKLDQDQLLEDFFESTHVIGIVSSARDYQLCWQINNYMHLDFRVNNSLEINLSKNNRAFYFSVFEFEEPTKSSVHYFYNNHCQAEYLLPELKNVNYLWMVKGDYYQLDDVKKLIDQLRHVELVQLVSLLDIREIKNKMNLIF, from the coding sequence ATGTCGGTATTAAAGTTAAAGCTGGACCAGGATCAACTGCTGGAAGATTTTTTCGAATCGACCCACGTTATTGGTATTGTGTCTTCCGCCCGCGACTACCAACTGTGCTGGCAGATTAATAACTACATGCACCTTGATTTCCGGGTGAATAATTCCCTGGAAATTAACCTGTCCAAAAACAACAGGGCTTTCTATTTCAGCGTTTTTGAGTTTGAAGAACCGACAAAATCGTCTGTTCACTATTTCTATAATAATCACTGCCAGGCAGAGTACCTGTTGCCAGAATTAAAGAATGTAAACTATCTCTGGATGGTCAAAGGCGATTATTACCAGTTAGATGACGTTAAGAAATTAATAGATCAATTACGCCACGTAGAGCTTGTACAATTAGTATCTTTATTGGATATTAGAGAGATTAAAAATAAGATGAATCTCATCTTTTGA